From Sulfuracidifex tepidarius, one genomic window encodes:
- a CDS encoding serine/threonine protein kinase, translated as MGEGRKERESRSIHEENPPLVEVKEFIFPQFSKEIETELKEAGITHLLSLGKVKINNVLALGKGKTGIVALMPDYKVVKIRRTDSPKKSMEMECKYQMSAYPVSPEVFLCGRNFILMELADGRELPMNPSPREMKLALISARELEKLKVQHKELVRPWKNVIVNENKAFILDYDSATFKPTPNNVTKILSSIPKLRELGIKYSKGEIDFEKLLDLIDFYL; from the coding sequence ATGGGAGAAGGAAGGAAAGAGAGGGAAAGCAGGAGCATTCATGAGGAAAACCCCCCCTTGGTTGAAGTGAAGGAATTCATATTTCCCCAGTTCTCAAAGGAAATAGAAACTGAATTGAAAGAAGCTGGCATAACTCACCTTCTCTCATTGGGTAAAGTTAAAATAAACAATGTATTGGCTCTGGGAAAAGGTAAAACGGGAATAGTGGCTCTCATGCCCGACTACAAAGTTGTCAAAATAAGGAGGACCGACTCACCAAAAAAATCTATGGAGATGGAATGTAAATACCAAATGAGTGCCTATCCAGTCTCTCCTGAGGTGTTTCTCTGCGGCAGGAATTTCATCCTGATGGAGCTAGCCGATGGAAGAGAACTCCCCATGAATCCATCCCCTCGGGAGATGAAGTTGGCCTTGATCTCCGCTAGGGAGTTGGAGAAACTTAAAGTGCAACACAAGGAGTTAGTCAGACCTTGGAAGAACGTCATAGTAAACGAAAACAAAGCCTTCATTCTAGATTACGACTCTGCTACTTTCAAACCTACACCTAACAACGTAACGAAGATCCTCTCATCAATCCCTAAACTGAGGGAGCTGGGAATAAAATACTCAAAAGGAGAAATAGATTTTGAGAAACTATTAGATTTAATAGATTTTTACCTTTAG
- the thpR gene encoding RNA 2',3'-cyclic phosphodiesterase, protein MRLFIAVDIPINQKIIDLIEQINQSGADVKSVELENLHLTLLFIGEKRENELEGIEQSMNKVRFNEINALAQGIGFFPNEERPRVMWIGIRDQGEFRKVREQLVKELRMRKIYFEDRNEFSPHLTLCRIRSGRGVDKLREIGKSKKDEVFEDFKVKEVKLFKSTLTPKGPIYEQLYSIRSEG, encoded by the coding sequence ATGAGACTATTTATTGCAGTCGATATTCCAATTAATCAGAAAATTATAGACTTGATAGAACAAATAAATCAAAGTGGAGCCGACGTGAAGAGCGTCGAGCTTGAGAACCTCCACTTGACTCTTCTCTTTATAGGAGAAAAGAGAGAGAATGAATTAGAGGGAATAGAACAGTCCATGAACAAGGTAAGGTTCAACGAGATTAACGCTTTGGCACAGGGAATAGGGTTCTTTCCTAACGAGGAGAGACCTAGAGTGATGTGGATAGGAATAAGGGATCAAGGAGAGTTCAGGAAAGTGAGAGAACAGTTGGTTAAGGAACTGAGGATGAGGAAAATTTACTTTGAAGATAGAAACGAGTTCTCGCCCCACTTGACCTTGTGCAGAATAAGGTCAGGAAGAGGAGTCGACAAGCTGAGGGAAATAGGAAAATCTAAAAAGGATGAAGTCTTCGAGGACTTCAAGGTAAAAGAAGTGAAGCTTTTCAAGAGTACGCTCACGCCCAAGGGACCCATCTATGAGCAACTATACTCTATCAGATCTGAAGGATGA
- the cca gene encoding CCA tRNA nucleotidyltransferase, with protein sequence MSNYTLSDLKDEVLRRIKPSKEDEAKIKSHLSPILERIKDMEFQIQGSFAKGTWLRGSSDVDVFIFFDKDMKGRMEEIVKGLESRMRGYDTEMAYAEHPYLIVRDGFIEVDLVPAIKVEKGSSIVTAVDRTPFHTRFVNSNLTEEQKDDVRVLKQFMKGIGVYGAEIKVMGFSGYICELLVIKYGSFEEVLRQASLWKSQVKIEIVKGEKGFDDPLVIIDPVDPKRNAAAAVSMKSLGTFSLASRTFLKKPSLEYFFPDEVEGKPLGDVLMVEIDVKEKVSSDILWGQVSKSVDRIKKDLSTNGFRVIDVQAWEEGQKVVVGVQLQERIIGEFYAQPGPFFYMNGVEDFVKENENVWIGEEGRLYAIKRRKFTSPEDVIARSITIKVKHEVSMRWEKEGKRGKAGAFMRKTPPWLK encoded by the coding sequence ATGAGCAACTATACTCTATCAGATCTGAAGGATGAAGTCCTCAGGAGGATAAAACCGAGCAAGGAAGACGAAGCGAAGATCAAGTCTCACCTTTCCCCTATTCTGGAGAGAATCAAGGACATGGAATTCCAGATACAAGGTTCATTCGCTAAGGGTACGTGGCTACGTGGCTCCAGCGATGTAGACGTCTTCATTTTCTTCGATAAGGACATGAAGGGCAGAATGGAGGAGATCGTGAAAGGTCTGGAATCCAGGATGAGAGGTTACGACACCGAGATGGCTTATGCAGAGCACCCGTACCTGATAGTGAGAGACGGGTTCATTGAGGTAGACCTAGTCCCTGCTATCAAGGTAGAGAAAGGAAGTTCAATAGTCACTGCCGTTGACAGAACTCCTTTTCACACCCGCTTTGTGAACTCCAATCTCACGGAGGAACAGAAAGATGACGTCAGAGTTCTAAAACAGTTCATGAAGGGAATAGGGGTCTACGGTGCTGAGATTAAGGTGATGGGGTTTTCAGGCTACATATGCGAGTTGCTTGTAATAAAATATGGGTCATTTGAGGAAGTCCTCAGACAAGCATCGTTGTGGAAGTCACAAGTTAAAATAGAGATAGTGAAGGGAGAGAAAGGGTTCGACGACCCTTTAGTCATAATAGACCCTGTGGATCCGAAGAGGAACGCCGCAGCAGCTGTCTCCATGAAGAGCTTGGGGACTTTCTCCTTAGCGTCTAGGACTTTCCTGAAGAAGCCCTCACTGGAGTATTTCTTTCCAGACGAAGTCGAGGGAAAGCCTCTAGGAGATGTCCTGATGGTGGAGATCGACGTGAAGGAGAAGGTCTCCAGTGACATACTGTGGGGCCAAGTTTCCAAGAGCGTCGACAGAATAAAGAAAGACCTATCGACTAACGGGTTCAGGGTGATCGACGTTCAGGCGTGGGAGGAAGGCCAGAAAGTGGTCGTGGGAGTGCAACTCCAAGAGAGGATCATAGGAGAGTTTTACGCTCAACCCGGACCGTTCTTCTATATGAACGGGGTAGAAGACTTCGTGAAGGAGAACGAGAACGTCTGGATCGGGGAGGAAGGTAGACTTTACGCAATAAAGAGAAGGAAGTTCACGTCACCGGAAGACGTAATTGCCAGATCTATCACAATAAAGGTTAAACATGAGGTCAGCATGAGATGGGAGAAGGAAGGAAAGAGAGGGAAAGCAGGAGCATTCATGAGGAAAACCCCCCCTTGGTTGAAGTGA